The following proteins come from a genomic window of Sulfitobacter indolifex:
- a CDS encoding M81 family metallopeptidase: MKLFMASLATETNSFSPIPTGWSGFKEHLHTKTASQGEAGLYAAAVTVWRRRAEALGWEVVEGLSTYAQPAGPTVRSVYETMRDDILDDLRAALPVDVVLMSMHGAMIAQGYDDCEGDMMARIREIVGPEAKIGLELDPHCHLTETMLENTTAIICYKEYPHVDVVPRAEELFTLCADAAAGKTTPVMRDYDCRMMAMYHTPFEPVRSYVDRMSAQEGREGVLSVSLVHGFPWGDNARSGTRVLVMTDGDADLAASRAEALGCELWDMRHELRTFPTMDEGLDRAVALEGAPIVLADFADNAGGGAPSDSTFVLKAALDRGLTDIAFGTFWDPVLVGMCIDAGIGAEMDVRLGGKIGPMSGDPVDLRITVRGILRDAVQHLGTAAMNMGDCVWMESDGLHVVVNTKRTQIFHPEAFENLGLDLSQMKYVVVKSSQHFYDGFAPIAAEVIHLGTPGAITPNFTIVPYTKRDRNYWPKTENPFS; the protein is encoded by the coding sequence ATGAAGCTCTTCATGGCCTCTTTGGCCACCGAGACCAATTCCTTTTCTCCCATTCCCACCGGTTGGAGTGGTTTCAAAGAACATCTACACACCAAGACTGCTTCGCAAGGAGAGGCGGGGCTCTATGCTGCCGCAGTCACAGTCTGGCGTCGCCGCGCCGAAGCGCTTGGGTGGGAGGTGGTCGAGGGGCTGTCGACCTATGCGCAGCCCGCTGGCCCGACTGTCCGTTCAGTCTATGAAACCATGCGAGACGACATTCTCGACGATCTGCGTGCCGCATTGCCAGTTGACGTTGTGCTGATGTCGATGCACGGCGCGATGATCGCGCAGGGCTATGACGATTGCGAAGGCGACATGATGGCCCGCATCCGCGAGATCGTGGGGCCGGAGGCGAAGATCGGGTTGGAACTTGATCCGCATTGCCACCTGACCGAGACGATGCTCGAGAACACCACCGCGATCATCTGCTATAAAGAATACCCCCATGTCGATGTTGTGCCCCGCGCGGAAGAGCTTTTTACGCTCTGTGCCGACGCTGCTGCGGGAAAGACCACCCCAGTCATGCGCGATTATGACTGCCGCATGATGGCAATGTACCACACGCCTTTCGAGCCGGTGCGCAGCTACGTTGATCGCATGTCCGCGCAGGAGGGCAGGGAGGGCGTGTTGTCCGTTTCGCTGGTCCATGGCTTCCCATGGGGAGACAACGCGCGCAGCGGTACACGGGTACTGGTTATGACCGATGGCGATGCCGATCTTGCGGCCTCACGTGCAGAGGCGCTTGGGTGCGAGCTTTGGGACATGCGGCATGAGCTGCGCACCTTCCCGACCATGGACGAGGGGCTGGATCGTGCCGTGGCCTTAGAGGGCGCACCCATCGTTCTGGCGGATTTTGCAGACAACGCGGGCGGGGGTGCCCCCTCAGATTCGACCTTTGTTCTCAAGGCAGCCCTTGACCGGGGCCTGACCGACATCGCCTTTGGCACGTTTTGGGATCCGGTGCTGGTGGGCATGTGCATTGACGCAGGTATCGGAGCGGAAATGGACGTAAGGCTCGGAGGCAAGATCGGCCCGATGTCGGGCGATCCGGTTGATCTAAGGATCACTGTCCGTGGCATCTTGCGTGATGCGGTGCAGCATCTGGGAACAGCGGCAATGAATATGGGCGATTGCGTCTGGATGGAAAGTGATGGGCTTCACGTCGTTGTAAACACCAAACGCACCCAGATCTTCCATCCCGAAGCCTTCGAAAATCTTGGCCTTGATCTTAGTCAGATGAAGTATGTCGTGGTGAAATCCTCGCAGCATTTTTACGACGGTTTCGCGCCGATTGCCGCAGAGGTCATACACCTTGGCACGCCCGGCGCGATCACGCCCAACTTTACAATCGTTCCCTATACCAAGCGGGACCGGAACTACTGGCCTAAGACAGAAAATCCTTTCAGCTAA
- a CDS encoding TRAP transporter small permease yields MRPGTQRSVAEPMRAVAHLLDRLSAGLNRAALVGAALAVALMLAAAGWQVIARYLLNQPPIWTEELARFSMVWGGLLGASCAFRYRLDPTLFPEALAVKGARGFAFTVFRAFGVLCFALPILWFCFFGPGANPARGYLARLAGRQTETMDLPMVVFGIAIPLAFSLILLHVIADVAKALTQLRNTQ; encoded by the coding sequence TTGAGGCCTGGAACACAGCGGTCGGTCGCTGAACCGATGCGGGCGGTGGCACATCTGCTTGATCGGCTTTCTGCAGGTCTGAACCGGGCGGCATTAGTGGGGGCGGCGCTGGCCGTTGCCCTCATGCTGGCCGCCGCCGGCTGGCAGGTCATCGCCCGCTACCTCCTTAACCAGCCACCGATCTGGACCGAGGAATTGGCGCGTTTCTCAATGGTCTGGGGCGGACTGCTTGGTGCCTCCTGTGCCTTTCGCTACAGGCTTGATCCGACGCTGTTTCCCGAAGCGCTTGCCGTGAAGGGCGCTCGGGGCTTTGCCTTTACTGTGTTTCGGGCCTTTGGCGTCCTCTGTTTTGCCCTGCCGATCCTGTGGTTCTGCTTCTTTGGCCCCGGCGCGAACCCGGCGCGCGGCTATCTTGCGCGGCTCGCCGGACGGCAGACCGAGACGATGGACCTGCCCATGGTGGTCTTCGGCATCGCTATCCCATTGGCATTCAGCCTGATACTTTTGCACGTGATTGCTGATGTAGCAAAGGCGCTCACTCAGCTGAGGAATACACAATGA
- a CDS encoding TRAP transporter substrate-binding protein yields the protein MKLTHVSALSALAMAVSMPAAAEVKIALDSPPDLEKSGTYVWAHTFGNYLNEHGMDAEEYERNSLGEEAERLDQVSQGLLEVSMSDAKSAGTLNGTVSGASMPYFFDDLDQLDMALDKGGMLARINEGTTPKGVRVLDLVMTGTATGIFTTEVPIRAFEDMQNVRMRALDEVQINTFEQWGSKGTIVSWSEVPNALQTGVAGGYINPAFVPLTYGHTAFIKYFTNAEMSPSVRVAIASEDWYQSLSDEEREIVEQAVNAAHEANRKLVSDDSAVLKQLEEAGIEVIELTAEEREKFRAASQPIYEATDMPEGALEAWNTAVGR from the coding sequence ATGAAACTAACACATGTATCCGCACTCTCCGCTCTGGCCATGGCAGTCTCGATGCCTGCCGCTGCAGAGGTCAAAATCGCCCTCGATAGCCCGCCAGACTTGGAAAAATCCGGCACCTATGTTTGGGCACATACTTTCGGCAATTACCTGAACGAACACGGCATGGACGCCGAAGAATACGAGCGCAACTCGCTCGGTGAAGAAGCAGAGCGGCTCGATCAAGTGAGCCAAGGTCTTCTCGAAGTTTCGATGTCGGATGCCAAATCGGCAGGCACGCTGAATGGCACCGTTTCGGGCGCCTCGATGCCCTATTTTTTTGACGATCTTGACCAATTGGACATGGCTCTGGACAAAGGTGGCATGTTGGCGCGGATCAACGAGGGTACGACCCCCAAGGGCGTGCGCGTGCTTGACCTGGTGATGACCGGTACGGCCACCGGCATTTTCACCACCGAAGTGCCGATCCGTGCCTTCGAGGACATGCAGAACGTCCGGATGCGCGCATTGGACGAGGTCCAGATCAACACCTTCGAACAATGGGGCTCCAAAGGCACCATCGTGTCTTGGTCCGAAGTCCCCAACGCGTTGCAGACCGGTGTTGCGGGTGGCTACATCAACCCCGCCTTTGTACCACTTACCTATGGGCACACGGCCTTCATCAAGTATTTCACCAATGCCGAGATGAGCCCTTCGGTGCGCGTCGCTATTGCCTCCGAGGACTGGTACCAGAGCCTATCTGACGAAGAGCGTGAGATCGTTGAGCAGGCAGTTAATGCGGCCCATGAAGCGAACCGAAAACTGGTTTCGGACGATTCCGCGGTGCTTAAACAGCTCGAAGAGGCGGGCATCGAAGTGATCGAACTGACTGCAGAAGAACGCGAAAAATTCCGCGCCGCCAGCCAGCCGATCTATGAAGCCACAGACATGCCCGAGGGCGCGCTTGAGGCCTGGAACACAGCGGTCGGTCGCTGA
- a CDS encoding TRAP transporter large permease, with product MIWVVPLIAAVLLASGLALAYVIGGAAVLAFVISDNTRYLAVLPQKVFSQISVFSLLAMPLFILAGELMNRGGVTKSLIDLSMALIGRMRGGLGHVNIMTSVFFAGISGSAVADAAALSNTLVPAMRERGYSAEYAGAITAASSIIGPIVPPSIILIFYGALMQTSVAALFVAGILPGLVLAAALFLVNGFYAWRDDHPRVEKGEAPALLPAIFAALPALCLPVIIVGGIVLGWMTPTEAAAVAVFAAVVAAFFYSPLTPTDIWESFSRTAILTGSIFMILCAVAAFGHLAALERIPQAIAGLVEQMGLGPVGFLLLMNVIFIFAGMVMDVPVALALLVPLLAPVALANGADPVHLGIVICFNLCIGLVSPPLGGCLLIVSTVTGVNYWKLARAVMPFVFAEIVVLGILVFTPEISLWLPRTLGLWK from the coding sequence ATGATCTGGGTCGTCCCACTTATCGCCGCTGTCTTGCTCGCGTCGGGACTGGCGCTGGCCTATGTCATCGGCGGCGCGGCTGTGCTGGCTTTCGTGATATCCGACAACACGCGGTATCTGGCCGTGCTGCCGCAAAAAGTCTTCTCACAGATATCCGTCTTTTCGCTTCTGGCGATGCCGCTCTTTATTCTTGCGGGCGAGCTCATGAATCGAGGCGGTGTTACCAAATCTCTCATCGATCTCTCCATGGCGCTGATTGGACGCATGCGCGGCGGGTTAGGGCATGTGAACATCATGACCTCAGTTTTCTTTGCCGGGATTTCCGGCTCCGCGGTGGCGGATGCAGCGGCGTTGTCGAATACGCTCGTGCCAGCGATGCGGGAGCGCGGCTATAGCGCCGAATATGCCGGAGCGATCACGGCGGCCTCTTCCATCATCGGCCCAATTGTTCCCCCCTCAATCATCCTGATTTTCTACGGTGCGTTAATGCAGACCTCGGTCGCCGCGCTGTTTGTGGCAGGGATACTGCCGGGGCTTGTTCTTGCCGCGGCCCTGTTTCTGGTCAACGGGTTCTATGCTTGGCGCGACGACCATCCGCGTGTGGAAAAGGGCGAGGCGCCAGCGCTGCTACCCGCGATCTTTGCGGCGCTGCCAGCGCTCTGCCTACCGGTCATTATTGTAGGCGGCATCGTTTTGGGGTGGATGACCCCGACCGAAGCCGCCGCCGTAGCCGTATTCGCCGCTGTCGTTGCAGCCTTCTTCTACTCCCCGCTAACCCCCACGGACATTTGGGAGAGCTTTTCCCGGACCGCGATCCTGACAGGTTCGATTTTCATGATCCTTTGCGCGGTCGCAGCCTTCGGTCACCTGGCAGCGTTGGAGCGCATCCCGCAGGCGATAGCCGGTCTGGTTGAGCAGATGGGCTTGGGTCCAGTTGGCTTCCTGCTGTTGATGAATGTCATCTTCATCTTTGCAGGCATGGTGATGGACGTGCCCGTGGCACTGGCACTGCTTGTACCCTTGCTCGCCCCCGTGGCGCTCGCCAATGGCGCCGACCCCGTGCATCTGGGCATCGTCATTTGCTTCAACCTCTGCATCGGGCTGGTCTCGCCGCCCTTAGGAGGGTGCCTGCTGATCGTCTCAACGGTGACCGGGGTGAACTATTGGAAGCTCGCCCGCGCGGTCATGCCTTTCGTATTCGCTGAGATCGTCGTTCTGGGGATCCTCGTTTTCACGCCAGAAATCAGTCTTTGGCTGCCCCGTACTCTGGGGCTGTGGAAGTAA